A genomic window from Vicinamibacteria bacterium includes:
- a CDS encoding DUF1697 domain-containing protein gives GINVGGHKRVSMAELRSLFDELGFDDVQSLLQSGNVVFRADRTETPALEQLLETAAKERLGIETVFFVRTAAEWKTVVARNPFPQEAKEDPSHLLVMCLHQRPKAAAVKSLEAAIRGSEVLRVSGREAYIVYPDGVGRSRLTNTLIERKLGTSGTARNWSTVVKLAALASPS, from the coding sequence GGAATCAACGTTGGCGGCCACAAGCGGGTTTCGATGGCAGAGCTTCGTTCGCTCTTCGACGAGCTCGGATTCGACGACGTCCAGTCGTTGTTGCAGAGTGGGAATGTCGTCTTTCGAGCGGACCGAACCGAGACTCCGGCCCTGGAGCAGCTCCTCGAAACGGCGGCGAAAGAACGTCTCGGCATCGAAACCGTGTTCTTCGTGCGAACCGCCGCGGAGTGGAAAACGGTCGTGGCGCGCAACCCCTTTCCGCAGGAAGCGAAAGAAGATCCGAGCCATCTTCTCGTCATGTGCCTGCACCAACGGCCGAAGGCGGCGGCGGTGAAGTCCCTCGAGGCTGCGATCCGCGGCTCGGAAGTCTTGCGGGTCTCCGGCCGAGAGGCGTATATCGTCTACCCGGACGGAGTGGGTCGGTCTCGGCTTACGAACACCCTGATCGAACGAAAGCTCGGCACGAGCGGCACCGCCCGCAACTGGAGCACAGTCGTCAAACTGGCAGCGCTCGCCAGTCCCTCATAG